AATGTTTGTAAGATGTCAAGATAAATAGCTAAGTACTCTTGAGAAAGATGATCAAATAATAAACCATGTAACCATTGAGTTAATCTCCAATCCCAACCAGCTGATGCTAAAGTTTCTCTAAATCGTCTTGCTGTAGTATTTATTGATGTACGACGAAAAATTGGCTCTACTATAGCATTTGACTTTGCTAATCTTGCAAGTCGCTCAGAATTCAATATTCTAATGACTTTAGTAAATATTCGACTTTGTAAAGATGTCCACATTGACttgtctattttttcttcccagTCGTCATTATCATCTGGTCTTGCAAAATTTGCTAATCGCTGGAATTCATCCATAACATGTCGCGTTCTTGTTAAATCTAAAGGTGGAACTTGCTGCTCATCATCAGTTTTCTCTACATCAATCTCTTCATCTTGTCTACAagttaaataagaaataattttttttacttggacaaaatttaattaaatattaatttaattaaatattaacttaCATAACTGAATTaatttttggaaaaaataatttttttattggtttaacataaatattttctggTTTCCAATTCCATGGACGAGCATAAGAATGATCTTTAAGTATCACATCAACCTCCATTTCATTGATACCAGCAAGTTGATGCAGATATGttgtaaatttattagaattatctTCCACTGTATCTCCTATCGGACTTGGTAGCTCATAGCTACCTAGTGAAGTAGAAGAAACCAATCCAGatgacatttttactatgtcataaacaaataatatgaatatgaatATAGGAGACCTTCATAATCTTAAATAGTTCctttgataaattttcttttacataaataatttgtttagattctcttttctttatctaaaatccaaaagaaaaatgtcaatTACAATACAGGCTGCGAACATTTTGATTActacaaaattaatatctttttcatttgactaatataataaatattagaataaacaattaatcaaagattgaaaatattgaatcaaaaatatatatcatcatatataatattggaCATCGTATAAACACGATTAGAGTCAAAAGCTATATTGGTATGTACACttactaaaataaatatattgttcaATATATTAACATTCCTTCTATGAGATGTTATGTATTAACTGaagattttttaatcaattcaaCATATTTTACcatagtaaaagtaaaagatttaTGACCTCGTTTTCGAAGAACAGGAAAAAATCAGTTCAGTTACAATGGCTATCCGTTTATGTGCATTTGCATATATAAGACTAGACATAGTTCTTTTTAgattcttattctctttcacatatattttcattaaaatgttattacaatttagaatgaattgaaatataatttagaaaataattaaattttcattaaaactttatttctattatgttaaatcaaagtaattattatagatttgctgtatattatcattttctatacggtcattaatattttttttatttagaccAATTAGAAAATTgactttataataattcgtccaatagaaatgatattttgCACAAATCATTCAACCAATTAAAATGCCGTTCTTGTAACTTACAGTTGCAAaagaatatgtaataaaataactttaaCACAGTTGGTACACAATACATTTACTAAGGTTACCAGCCATGATTGACACTTATCATGGCGTGTcgatttcttgtttttaagtCTCTAAAGCACAACAATGTGTGCACTATTAACCGTAatgtattatttgtattaaaattctggtagtatttgtatttattatatattatgttatttatacggtttatACGTGAAAGATGTTAAACAGATAATTGATACAATCTATTAAAGTTTGTAGTTAAGATGCTTATTGTACGTCTTTTCGGCATAGAATTTTCAGCGAGATTTTGCTTTGACGTTTTGTTACGAATCATTCTGGCATTATTGTTTCTGTGAGTATATATttagtttaaaaaaattatatactgtataattatatttttcgaacTTGCatggatataatatattgttttttgataaaatgcTTTgcagtaatattatattgtgaGTTACctttaaattgataaaactttttgtatacaaataaattatataattaaatatagtatttttactattgtttacatataataattctattattatttaaattatagaaaacTAGAACAAGCAGAGCCATTTACTAGAAAAATACATGAAGATGAATTATGGTTATATAAAAATCCACAAACAGATTCCTATGTTCCAACTACAGTATTATGGGtattcttctaattattatttcttaaattagTACATACaagacattaaaatatataatgatacatattttgtaatttttcagCCTCTTGTATTCTTGATGCCAGTTGTtgtgatattattttcatttataatcaataagGATAAGATTGATTTTTCTCAAGCTTTGTTATGTGTAACGTTAGCTTTGGGATTTAATGGTTTAATTACAGATATTATAAAGCTTATAGTTGGTAAgcattagaaatttttattaacagttaatttattttatgatttagTACTTGTGCATTAGTACATTTATCTCGAATAgatatcttaatatatatctattttttactGTTAGGACGACCAAGGCCAGATTTCTTTTGGCGGTGTTTTCCAGATGGGCAAATGAATTCTGAATTTAAATGTACAGGAAATCCAATTACTATTAGAGATGGTAAAAAATCATTCCCAAGTGGACATTCCTCATGTatgtatctaatatttttatatgcatGTAATTACATAGAAGTTTACATATATCAATGTATTCTATTTTTAGTTGCGTTCGCAAGCTTTGGCTTTGTGGCACTATATTTAGCAGGAAAATTTCACACATTCAGCTTAACAGGCAAAGCTCAATCTTGGAAGCTGTGTTCATTTATTCTTCCAATTtgtattgctcttattattgcATTAAGTCGTACTTgtgattatcatcatcattggcaaggtaaatttatttactaagaaatataacaataaatatttactatttattattttagatattgTGGCTGGTGGACTTATAGGATCTTGCTtaacatacatatgttataGACATTACTATCCACCATTAGATTCTCAAATGTGTCATAAACCATATGCAGCATTCACTATGCAATTGCAACTagagaatacaaaaaataacaaaaatgaacaaatcaaatggatataatataaacaatttaacattgattGTTGCCATTTAATGAAAGAACAACAATGTATTAAGTTAAATACTTTAATCCTataaattgtttccaatcctttataaataagaaccctctatgaataataagataacCTATGAAAATACATCCGATGAATGATCTATCATTTTGTTTACTTTATGATCGATTACTTTCATACATACGATTGGTTGATCCTACATCCAATCGGCATTGCATCTTGTAGAGTTCAACATCTAGACAATGACGTTAGTCAATGTTCACATTGAAATACGCGATagcacataaaaaaaataagtattttatcattgttctcTTGGTCATGCGCAACGAGTTGTCGCAAGTGGAAGCCATTTTGAAAGGCATGTGATAGTGGCGCcactaaatgaaaattatacggTTATAGGACAGTTCACGGcatatctttgtttttctctctttcttctttgtctctAGATTCGCTGTTCCCACTATACTGTTCAGCACTTCTGTGCTGTGCACGTCTATAACATCAGTCATTCGCATACGCTCTGATCTACTTAAAATATACGCGCGATCTCAAACTTcggtaaaagaaagatagatgaaGGAGGGAGTTACTCTTGTAAAGGCGTTagtatagagaaagaggggtgGGGGTGAAGTAGACTGGCGTCGAATCGTATCGTGCGGCCGTTCGCCCTGCCTACGCGACGACGGCGACTCCCGTGGCGTTTCTCTTTCCACCCCCCCCCCTTATGTGTATCGTCGTATCAACTCGGAATATCATTGTACACGGGGTGCTTTTTTAAAGCTTGTCGTGACGCGTAGTCCCTTGTGTATATATCTTACTACACggtgatatttttcttcggaTATTAGTAAAATGTTGTCTTGAGTTAGCTGTATATGGCGAGGGAACGCGAATGTCGTCGTTGATCGTGTTGAAGCAAAGgtaacgacgacaacgacaacgccAGCGCCGGAGACAGCAGTATCGAATCGCTCGATTCGTATCGCTTGAGTTTCCTTTCAATCATTTGTGTTTGTTCACTCgcccgttcgttcgttcgttcgtcgttcgttcgatcattcgttcgttcgtttattcgttcgtacgttcgttcgttcgtacgttcgttcgttcgttcgttctcttgTAGCACTTCCGCGTGCTTTTACTCGGATCGATCCCTTTTTAAATTCGGAACGACGTCGTTTACGGAGGTGCGACCGGTGCGTGGTGCGTGTAAAACGTGATCTCAACATGGAAACGGATAAGATCATCGACGACGAAAATACAAATCTTCAGGTGCGCAGTGTATCACTATTTTTCACCCGAAACCCACCGCCATCTTATGTTTCCTTGTGACGAAAGGAGCTGAGTgcgttagtatatatatacacaccctatctatgtatgtgtgcggacgatgagaaagagagagagagagagagagaaagagagaaagagataggtaaAACGAACGACGAGTATATAAATGTGAGAACGtgagaacaaaaaatgaagGCAGGAAGAAGGATATCGTGATTTTTCATTTGCGAAATATGGGCTCGTGTTTATTGCACGTGCTTTTTCATATAACACCTGGAATTATTCGGAAACGTCGAACTTTCGATAAATCCATAACTACGAGAGTCAAAATGAGGTTAAACGTCgtttaaagtattattttcccttttttctctcctaaCATTCATACGGGAAGTTTGAGAAATGGTCAGTGTATATCATTCACAGGGGTTATTTggtactcatatatatatatacatatatatataagatgagTCACGTGATTGATTAAGCTACATTTATCAAAAGTCGGAAAAAGAACATTTAATcgtttatcgatatatatatcattatgatGTTATGTCAAcgttggaatattttttatggaCTGATACGAtcaataatctctctctctctcctctctctctctcctttcctctctctctccctctccctccctccctccctccctctctctctctctctctctctctctctctctctctctctctctctctctctctctctctcttcgtcgaaCTTCATCCCATtggtttattttatataacttcgtttctcttatattgcttattctaattattagtGCTACAGTTCTGAAATGGGGAAAGCTATTGtccaatatttattatttatttttatcgatcattatGAATCatgctttattttatatttttctaataagacCCACGATACGGattaattcgatattttcttatcaTGATTATCTTTATGAATAGAAGTAtatctattgaaaataaataagtacaaaCTGTATAtccaaaagagaaatgaattattttcaaattatttattccaaatattttgtttactaACAATCAAATGTGTTTCACATTTTAaacgttgaattttttttcacagAACTCCAGTTTATATTTCTTAGTAGTCttagtattttatttatcatattgcATAATCAATTGCAATAGTAAATTAATTCGTGCTTCTATACGCGCATCTTGGCGGGAACACacaaatcgttataatcctctTTGggaaattaaatcgatataaaatactaGCAAATCTCTATCTCGATggttttgttcatttttattatttgtattattaaagttcgagatttttttttcattgtaaatTAGTAAACAATACAACCAATCAAACGGaagttttcttaaatatttgaaatagtaACTTTGATGAATTGAAATTTTGCCGCGTAAATGAATAATTCGTATATAAGTAAGATAATTCTTtttgcctttctctctctctctctctctctctctctctctctctctctctttctctttcttcccctctctttctgtttttatctTCCACAGTGATTTCTCGAATCTGTGAATAACTTACACACTACATAATCAGTTTCAGCTTCCTCTCTATGTCATATTATTTCTCCTTCGTCACATTTTcccttataatatttaatatcgtaacTTTTCAGTGCCTTTTTTCCTCATTCTTgctgtttcttttattattattattattattattttgttctttttttctttttttaccttcaCATTATGAACGAACTATCTTCGAATATATCCGATAATTTGAACTTTTAAAGGGATATTGTATATCAACCATTAAAGGCTATATAAAATGGCTATATAAAAGGATATATTGACATTTCTTTATACATCAATGAAATCTGATGAAATTCGATATTTATGTCGTcacgaaaatataatttttgcttcgtaatgaataaaattaaaaaaggatgacatttcattttttctgaaacgatattttttcttttcgcaccATGAAAATGTAACTTTTTCGTCGcgatgaataaaattatagaagaaatatatttaacactTTTTATATTTGGAAATGAACGTAGTGATTTCGtcataattcatttaaataaaaagaacaaacgcgCTAATCATAagtatcatatatacatatgaaagaAATGATACATTATTTCATTAGCGTAGTTGATCTTGATTAGtcagaattatttctttcttcttttttttttaattttttataaattcactAAAAAGTTTAAGGGAGCAGATTTAAAACTTCGATATAATTGATCTTATTTGATGAAATATTACTTTGGTCAAATgtgttagaaataaaataaaaatacacaaATGAAACAAATCGCAGTCAATTCCAAAAAATGATTCCAACTGTAGATTATTTCGTAATTGACTTGATTTATCCAATTTTGCTATAATTTGCTCAATTAATACCGCGAATTTTAATTTCCCAATTTATCTGCTCCTTCGTATACAAAGTATGAGCGTATGcgcgataaaaaaatagtCACAGTTgagataatacaataaaattctcctcttattcgtaaaatatatatatatatatatatatatatatatatatatatatatattgattagaaactaataatatttaaatcacGGTGTATTCtcatagtattttttttttgttttgtttagaTTGCATAACTGACCCATCCGAAATATAACGGATAAgcaataaaggaaataatcgCGCATATTGGTTCCTCTAAGTAggacatatcgtatatatatatatatgtatgtatgtatgtatgttgtgtCATGcctattatatacgtatattgttTTGTGAGGCGGTACTTCAGAATTCTTGCAAAGGTGCGCGCGAAGACAAAAGAGCCGAGGAACGTGTAGATTCGACACGAGTTCGCAGTACCGTTAGCTTGGGAGCACTTGTAGCATTTTCAGGCAATTGAGAGCTCTACGCTCGTCTGTGGCTAgaccttcttctttattattatggtaGACACAGACCACCCGGCAGCATCAACTTAGAAACGATCAACATGAACGATATAATTGAAGAAAtaatgcaaatattttttcttgagTTTTATTCGTTCAAATTCGTTTAATATAGATAGGCATGTGACGATATATATGGTATGggtatatgaataataaagatcTATCAATTATTGTCCTGTCGttgaaaattcataatttaaattgattttgttaaattatttaaaaataaagataaataagttGGAATTACAAAGCATCaatatttgttgttatttattgaatcagtatttttaatatactaatATCTTGATGATTTGATgattagtattt
The genomic region above belongs to Vespa crabro chromosome 2, iyVesCrab1.2, whole genome shotgun sequence and contains:
- the LOC124421997 gene encoding phospholipid phosphatase 5, producing MLIVRLFGIEFSARFCFDVLLRIILALLFLKLEQAEPFTRKIHEDELWLYKNPQTDSYVPTTVLWPLVFLMPVVVILFSFIINKDKIDFSQALLCVTLALGFNGLITDIIKLIVGRPRPDFFWRCFPDGQMNSEFKCTGNPITIRDGKKSFPSGHSSFAFASFGFVALYLAGKFHTFSLTGKAQSWKLCSFILPICIALIIALSRTCDYHHHWQDIVAGGLIGSCLTYICYRHYYPPLDSQMCHKPYAAFTMQLQLENTKNNKNEQIKWI